The genomic region GTGCGGTTGCGAATCGACGACACCCTCGAACCGGAGGCGTACGCACTCGGCGTCGTCGCCGGCCGGGGGATCGAGATCCGCGGCGGCGGCCCCGCCGGTGTGTTCTGGGGCGCCCAGACACTGCGTCAGCTCATCGGTCCGGAGGCTTTCCGGCGCGCTCCCGTGCGACGGGACCTCACGTACACCGTCCCGCCCCAAGTCGTCGAGGACGCCCCGCGATTCGCCTGGCGCGGTCTGATGCTAGACGTCTCGCGGCACTTCATGCCCAAGGACGGTGTCCTGCGCTATCTCGACCTGATGGCAGCGCACAAGCTGAACGTCTTCCACTTCCACCTCACCGACGACCAGGGCTGGCGTATCGAGATCAAGCGGTACCCGAAGCTCACGGAGACCGGATCGTGGCGGGCGCGCACCAAATTCGGCCATCGCGCCTCGCCTCTCTGGGAGGAGAAGCCGCACGGGGGCTTCTACACCCAGGACGACATCCGCGAGATCGTCGCGTACGCCGCCGAGCGGCATATCGCCGTCGTCCCCGAAATCGACATCCCGGGGCACTCGCAGGCCGCCATCGCCGCATATCCGGAACTCGGCAACACCGACGTCATCGACACGACCTCCCTCTCCGTCTGGGACACCTGGGGCGTCTCCAAAAACGTACTCGCCCCCACTGACAACGTCCTTCGCTTCTACGAGGGCGTCTTCGAGGAACTCCTCGATCTGTTCCCCGTGGACGCCACGGCGACCTCGGCGTTTTCGGCGTTCATTCACGTCGGCGGCGACGAGTGCGCCAAGGATCAGTGGAAGGCCTCGCCCGCCGCGCAGGCGCGGATCGAGGAACTGGGGCTCGTGGACGAGGACGCGCTGCAGTCGTGGTTCATCCGGCACTTCGACGACTGGCTGACCGCGCGCGGGCGCCGGCTGATCGGCTGGGACGAGATCCTGGAGGGCGGGAGTCGAGCCGAAGGGCGCGCCCCTGTCGAAAGCGACGAGGAGGAGGGAGCGAAGCGACCGCTCGACGAGGAGTGTCGACAGGGGATCCGAGCGCCCGGAGGCGAGACGACAAAATTGGGCCTCGCCCCCGGCGCCGCCGTGTCCTCGTGGCGCGGCTACCAGGGCGGCATCACGGCCGCGCGCGCGGGCCACGACGTCGTCATGTGCCCCGAGCAGCAGGTCTACCTGGACCACCGTCAGCACGGCGGCCCCGACGAGCCGGTGCCCATCGGCTTCGTACGCACCCTGGAGGACGTCTACCGATTCGAACCCGTACCGCCCGAGTTGACGCCCGATCAGGCGCGGCACGTCCTGGGCACCCAGGCCAACCTGTGGACCGAGGTGATGGAGGACCGCTCGCGCGTCGACTACCAGGCGTTTCCCCGGCTCGCCGCCTTCGCCGAGGTCGCCTGGAGTGCTCTGCCCGCCCCCGCGGAGCGCGACTTCGCCGGCTTCGAGCGGCGGATGACCGCCCACTACGGGCGACTTGACGCCCTCGGAGTCGCCTACCGGCCGCCCACCGGCCCGTTGCCGTGGCAGCAGCGCCCCGGAGTGCTCGGACGCCCGATCGAGGGAGCGCCCCCGAACGTGTGAGGTGTCTCCCAAGGGGTGCCGTCGAAGCGGTTGTCCTGGGACGGTGACCCCCATGGAAAAAGACACCCAAGGGACATCGAAGGCTGCCAATTCGCGCTGACGGGCGATGTGGTGCGAAAACGGACCATCTGCCGGTGGCGGGTAGGAATGCCTCCTAGCGGACCCCCGCGTCGTGGGGCCGGGAAGATGTGCCAGAGTTGCCACGTCCGCCCTGTCAGCACGTACCGTACGGCAACACAGGTGGGACCAGGTGGGGCAGCGGGAAGGGGCAGCCGGTTTGACCACGCACGCACCGCAGGCGGCGCAGGCCGTGACGCTGCCCGCCTCGCTGGACGAGGCCGTGGCGGCGCTCGCCGCCATGCCCGCAGCCGTTCCCGTGGCCGGCGGCACCGACCTCATGGCCTCCGTCAACTCCGGGCAACTGCGGCCCGCGGCACTCGTCGGCCTCGGCCGGATCAGCGAGATCCGCGGCTGGCAGTACCAGGACGGCCACGCGCTCCTCGGCGCCGGCCTCACCCATGCCCGCATGGGCCGCCCCGACTTCGCCGCCCTCATCCCCGCCCTCGCGGCCGCCGCGAGGGCCGCGGGACCACCGCAGATCCGCAACGCGGGCACCCTGGGCGGCAACATCGCCACGGCGTCCCCCACGGGGGACGCGCTTCCGGTGCTGGCCGCGCTGGAGGCGACGCTCATCATCGCGGGCCCGGGCGGCGCCCGCCGCGAGATCCCCGTCTCGCACCTCCTCGCGGGCATGGAACTGCTCCGCGGCGGTGAACTCATCGGGTACGTGCGCGTGCCGCTGCTGCACGCCCCGCAGGTCTTCCTGAAGGCGACCGGACGGACCGGACCCGGGCGCGCCATCGCGTCCGTCGCGCTCGTCCTCGACCCCGCCCGGCGCGGAGTGCGGTGCGCCGTGGGCGCCATAGCGCCGATGCCGCTGCGGCCGCTGGACGCCGAGCTGTGGGTCGCCTCGCTGATCGACTGGGACAACGGCCGCGCGATCGTGCCCGAGGCGCTCAACGCCTTCGGGGAGTACGTCGCCGCGGCCTGCATCCCGGACCCGGGGCCCGCCGAGGACGGCTCCGAACAACAGCTGCCGCCCGCCGTACTGCACC from Streptomyces sp. NBC_00878 harbors:
- a CDS encoding beta-N-acetylhexosaminidase yields the protein MAGAGTANGGTPSGGSGSAGVIPAPVAVEGSSGDGVPLGVGTTLWAGPGTGSTERWLRATLGTALGLSLPPGPQDAENCVRLRIDDTLEPEAYALGVVAGRGIEIRGGGPAGVFWGAQTLRQLIGPEAFRRAPVRRDLTYTVPPQVVEDAPRFAWRGLMLDVSRHFMPKDGVLRYLDLMAAHKLNVFHFHLTDDQGWRIEIKRYPKLTETGSWRARTKFGHRASPLWEEKPHGGFYTQDDIREIVAYAAERHIAVVPEIDIPGHSQAAIAAYPELGNTDVIDTTSLSVWDTWGVSKNVLAPTDNVLRFYEGVFEELLDLFPVDATATSAFSAFIHVGGDECAKDQWKASPAAQARIEELGLVDEDALQSWFIRHFDDWLTARGRRLIGWDEILEGGSRAEGRAPVESDEEEGAKRPLDEECRQGIRAPGGETTKLGLAPGAAVSSWRGYQGGITAARAGHDVVMCPEQQVYLDHRQHGGPDEPVPIGFVRTLEDVYRFEPVPPELTPDQARHVLGTQANLWTEVMEDRSRVDYQAFPRLAAFAEVAWSALPAPAERDFAGFERRMTAHYGRLDALGVAYRPPTGPLPWQQRPGVLGRPIEGAPPNV
- a CDS encoding xanthine dehydrogenase family protein subunit M; translated protein: MTTHAPQAAQAVTLPASLDEAVAALAAMPAAVPVAGGTDLMASVNSGQLRPAALVGLGRISEIRGWQYQDGHALLGAGLTHARMGRPDFAALIPALAAAARAAGPPQIRNAGTLGGNIATASPTGDALPVLAALEATLIIAGPGGARREIPVSHLLAGMELLRGGELIGYVRVPLLHAPQVFLKATGRTGPGRAIASVALVLDPARRGVRCAVGAIAPMPLRPLDAELWVASLIDWDNGRAIVPEALNAFGEYVAAACIPDPGPAEDGSEQQLPPAVLHLRRTVAALARRALGRALS